The following proteins are co-located in the Cutaneotrichosporon cavernicola HIS019 DNA, chromosome: 3 genome:
- the NOT5 gene encoding uncharacterized protein (Not1 N-terminal domain, CCR4-Not complex component) yields the protein MALRKLQTEIDRTLKSVATGVETFESTFDKLNHASNATQKDKLETDLKTQIKKLQRMRDQIKVWLGSSDIKDKSALLDNRKLIETQMERFKALEKEMKMKAFSKEGLIAAARLDPAEKARRDMIDWIGTTTDELSRQIEATEAEQEQLQSAGRKKKQPSERLIELEQLNERRGWHIGRLEIVQRMFENGQLTIDRLEDIQEDVKYFVEANTEEDFDFDLGIYDDLNLQDVEEEYNPADYGHTAEDSSNIDTSSVADTLETPSKTPKEERKSKRLAAASTAAEDDTPPSPVTTKSRKKDKEKKEKEFKAEPAAPEPPTPVQAPPAKPAPLPPIRYAAAAAAAVGAASHPPAHHTPEPPAVVHKAESTVSVADDATPSETEAPTEETSTSASIAPSTAASAVDVSQSNGHPPSLPPGISATPSPVSAEPPSNINGGVSQLSSLSQLPQADSSRTTTAANYAQSPRKDQTVLESLMQSFGVAKEMADRRTTDPDELHNALDGSFRNAPAQVDAEPPRYYHPQNPVKTPSYYSQARLPLLEDKSIYQRLELDQLFYIFYYMTGTYEQWLAAQELKRQSWRFHKQYLTWFQRAHNPQAITEDYEQGGYYYFDWENSWCQRRKSDFRFEYRWLSDH from the exons ATGGCGTTGAGGAAGCTACAGA CCGAGATCGATCGAACACTCAAGTCTGTCGCCACCGGCGTCGAGACCTTTGAGTCCACCTTTGATAAGCTCAACCATGCGTCCAATGCGACCCAGaaggacaagctcgagacAGATCTCAAGACACAGATCAAGAAGCTCCAGCGCATGCGTGACCAGATCAAGGTCTGGTTGGGCAGTAGCGATATCAAGGACAAGAGCGCACTTCTCGATAACCGCAAGCTAATCGAGACA CAAATGGAACGCTTCAAAGCCTTAGAAAAAGAAATGAAGATGAAAGCCTTCTCCAAAGAAGGTTTGATCGCAGCCGCGCGGTTAGACCCAGCAGAAAAGGCCAGGCGCGACATGATCGATTGGATCGGCACTACAACCGACGAGTTGTCTCGACAGATCGAGGCCACCGAGGCCGAACAAGAACAACTGCAGTCGGCCGGGCGCAAGAAGAAGCAACCTTCAGAACGCCTCATCGAGCTTGAACAACTCAACGAGCGACGCGGTTGGCACATCGGGCGACTGGAGATTGTGCAGCGCATGTTCGAGAACGGGCAATTGACAATCGACAGACTCGAGGACATCCAGGAGGACGTCAAGTACTTTGTCGAGGCCAACACCGAGGAAGACTTTGATTTTGACCTCGGCATCTACGATGACCTCAACCTGCaggacgttgaggaggagtaCAACCCCGCCGATTACGGACATACGGCCGAGGACTCTTCCAACATCGACACCAGCTCTGTCGCGGACACGCTCGAAACTCCTTCCAAGAcgcccaaggaggagagaaAGTCCAAACGTCTTGCCGCCGCATCTACAGCTGCTGAAGACGACACTCCACCAAGTCCGGTGACGACAAAAAGCCGGAAAA AGGACAaagagaagaaggagaaggagttcaaggccgagcccgccgcgcccgaACCTCCAACACCAGTCCAAGCGCCACCAGCCAAACCTGCACCGCTGCCGCCTATCCGTTatgccgctgccgctgccgccgctgtTGGGGCAGCATCTCATCCTCCAGCACACCACACTCCTGAGCCTCCCGCAGTCGTCCACAAGGCTGAGTCCACGGTgtccgtcgccgacgatgCCACGCCTTCCGAGACCGAGGCACCAACAGAGGAGACTTCGACGTCCGCATCTATCGCTCCCTCAACGGCGGCCTCTGCTGTTGACGTTTCGCAGTCCAAC GGACATCCTCCATCGCTTCCCCCAGGCATTTCCGCCACCCCCTCGCCTGTGTCTGCGGAGCCTCCTAGCAACATTAATGGCGGCGTCTCGCAGCTGTCCTCACTGTCGCAGCTGCCGCAGGCGGACTCGTCgcgcaccaccaccgctgcCAACTACGCGCAGAGCCCGCGCAAGGACCAGACTGTTCTCGAGAGTCTCATGCAGAGCTtcggcgtcgccaaggAGATGGCTGACCGCCGGACCACTGATCCCGATGAGCTCCACaacgcgctcgacggctCCTTCCGTAACGCGCCTGCCCAGGTCGACGCTGAACC GCCACGGTACTACCACCCCCAGAACCCCGTGAAGACGCCGTCGTACTACTCCCAGGCGCGCCTaccgctcctcgaggacaagagCATCTACCAGCGTCTCGAGCTGGACCAGCTGTTCTACATCTTCTACTACATGACAGGGACATACGAGCAGTGGCTCGCAGCCCAGGAGCTCAAGCGCCAGAGCTGGCGCTTCCACAAGCAGTACTTGACATGGTTCCAGCGCGCACACAACCCACAGGCCATTACCGAGGACTACGAGCAGGGTGGATACTACTACTTTGACTGGGAGAACTCTTGGTGCCAGCGCCGCAAGAGCGACTTCCGGTTCGAG TACCGCTGGCTTTCCGACCACTGA
- the DPB2 gene encoding uncharacterized protein (DNA polymerase alpha/epsilon subunit B) yields the protein MSRSLRAAIVKVFSTKYSLTLPAPALEYIENVLLENEIPEDEWALGLDFWAREYLKGQDAPSLVSLDGLKHAYEILQLGGTDGADAMDPTDINVEAHFSAVDSFDMPAQHFDIVRSGFTVPKNKPKLGGQAMNRSAYMRERWGIIREIIQRNENFTPPAMGGNDRSKYLKLTSTQNLLGRAGQLFLLFGMLSRDPEGRLTIEDGDGRVVLDMVDAVPGEGLFTEGCMVLIEGEYTIENTIRVLAMGHPPSEKREVARALHGHVDFLGGGAMSQKDEDKYIPTVLANEHVSFAFFSDVWLDHPRTLVALRQVFQGYADASEFRPMAFVLCGNFCQRGWEGDGGMKRYTLGFNALTDLILSFSLLHQSHFIFVPGPLDPWSSSTIPRPALPSTITDRLLQRVPKARFVSNPCRLRYFGQEIVIYREDLMGRMLRNLVAIKDEKEADMKRYLVQTILDQAHLSPLPQNIRPTLWEYDHALRLYPMPTTVVLADKYERYELTYEGCHVLNPGRFVCAGSGGEFEWSVYYPHLKRSERSALSLD from the exons ATGTCCAGGTCACTCCGGGCAGCAATCGTCAAG GTCTTCTCGACCAAGTACTCACTTACACTCCCCGCCCCAGCACTAGAGTACATCGAGAATGTGTTGTTGGAA AACGAGATCCCAGAGGACGAGTGGGCATTGGGGTTGGATTTCTGGGCACGCGAGTACCTCAAAGGCCAGG acgcCCCTTCCCTCGTCTCGCTTGACGGGTTGAAACACGCCTACGAGATCCTCCAGCTTGGCGGTACAGATGGCGCGGACGCGATGGACCCGACAGACATCAATGTGGAGGCACACTTCTCAGCCGTGGACAGCTTCGACATGCCCGCGCAGCACTTTGACATTGTCCGAAGCGGCTTCACGGT ACCTAAGAACAAACCGAAACTCGGGGGGCAGGCGATGAACCGCTCGGCGTATATGCGCGAACGGTGGGGCATCATCCGAGAG ATCATCCAGCGAAACGAGAACTTCACACCGCCAGCGATGGGAGGAAACGACCGTTCCAAGTACCTCAAGCTCACGTCGACGCAGAACCTGCTCGGTCGGGCAGGCcagctcttcctcctcttcggcaTGCTCTCCCGCGATCCTGAGGGACGGTTGACAATCGAGGACGGTGATGGGCGGGTAGTGCTAGACATGGTGGACGCC GTGCCTGGTGAGGGTCTGTTCACGGAAGGCTGCATGGTCCTCATAGAGGGCGAGTACACGATTGAAAACACGATCCGCGTCCTGGCCATGGGCCACCCGCCATCAGAAAAGCGTGAggtcgcgcgagcgctACACGGGCACGTCGACTTTCTGGGTGGCGGGGCAATGTCTcagaaggacgaggacaagtaCATCCCAACAGTGCTGGCCAACGAGCACGTGTCCttcgccttcttctcggaCGTCTGGCTCGATCATCCGCGAACGCTGGTCGCCCTGCGTCAGGTGTTCCAGGGGTACGCCGACGCGTCTGAGTTCAGGCCGATGGCGTTTGTCCTCTGTGGCAACTTCTGCCAGCGTGGATGGGAGGGTGACGGCGGAATGAAGCGCTACACTTTGGGCTTCAATGCACTCACcgacctcatcctctccttTTCCCTCCTGCACCAGTCTCACTTCATCTTCGTTCCCGGCCCTTTGGACCCATGGTCCTCGTCTACGATTCCGCGCCCAGCATTACCCAGTACCATCACGGATCGCCTGCTCCAGCGCGTGCCAAAAGCACGCTTTGTCTCCAACCCTTGCCGCTTGCGGTACTTTGGCCAGGAGATCGTCATCTACCGCGAGGATCTGATGGGACGAATGCTAcgcaacctcgtcgcgatcaaggacgagaaggaggccgacaTGAAACGCTAT CTCGTGCAGACAATCCTCGACCAAGCGCATCtctcgccgctgccgcaGAACATCCGCCCAACGCTGTGGGAGTACGACCACGCCTTGCGGCTGTACCCCATGCCAACGACGGTTGTGCTCGCCGACAAGTACGAGCGGTACGAGCTCACGTACGAGGGCTGCCATGTGCTTAACCCAGGGCGGTTTGTGTGTGCAGGCAGCGGAGGTGAGTTTGAGTGGTCTGTGTACTATCCCCATTTGAAGAGGAGCGAGCGGAGCGCGTTGAGTCTCGACTAG
- the GEM1 gene encoding uncharacterized protein (Mitochondrial GTPase involved in mitochondrial trafficking), producing the protein MPRRDLVRIVLVGDDGVGKSSIITSLIKESFVPNVQHVVPEVTIPPEVTPENVTTSIVDTSSDPRSRAHLLSQLGRAHVICLVYSISEPQSFDRVAEYWLPLFRKEGINVPVILVGNKIDMRGGEVTNQALEEEVAPIMREFKEVETVVECSALMPLNVSEVFYFAQKAVLHPTAPLYDSREHVLKPKCLEALKRIFKISDVDKDGLLNATELNQFQQKCFSTPLQTQELEGILELVRSYDPGAVQPLPSPPTASSPSTPFAEYDQQTVWSSASGTSEGLTELGFLYLHTIFIQQGRMETTWTVLRQFGYGESLDLREDFLSPRFDVPYDCSVELSPLGNQFLTDIFEAYDKDNDGALSQSELDDLFSTSPGNPWRAYGFPDTTITDDQGRVTLQGWLAQWSMTTLLDLKLTLNYMAYLGFSSSPASDVQLVASIKTTRPRKADRRARKVTRNVFLCYVLGATGSGKTSLLRSFVHKGFHGGEDGLAGYEPTTKVLSVVNSVEIDGAEKFLVLQEFGSKYESEMLRNTKRLDLADVLIYVHDSSDTNSFSYISNLRQQYSLDHIPSIFVATKSDLDLAQQRHEVQPDVYCRRLGLSAPLAVSALGGSLPNLWASITRVALNPWSSTPRGPNSRRTTAQTVRVVAKFTLGAGSLVALAAIWMRYQGYTLRGVWGCIARTTGIFSTPSRA; encoded by the exons ATGCCCCGCCGAGATCTTGTGCGCATCGTCCTGgtcggtgatg acggCGTAGGCAAAAGCTCGATCATCACCTCGCTCATCAAGGAGAGCTTCGTTCCCAAT GTACAACATGTCGTGCCCGAGGTCACGATCCCGCCAGAGGTGACGCCGGAAAATGTCACCACCTCCATCGTCGACACTTCAT ctgACCCGCGGTCACGGGCACACCTCCTGTCGCAGCTTGGGCGCGCACACGTCATCTGCCTCGTATACTCGATCTCAGAGCCGCAGAGCTtcgaccgcgtcgccgagtaCTGGCTACCCCTGTTCCGCAAAGAAGGCATCAAC GTGCCAGTGATTCTTGTGGGCAACAAAATCGACATGCGCGGGGGCGAGGTTACAAACCAGGCactggaggaggaagttgCACCGATCATGCGCGAGTTCAAG GAGGTCGAGACGGTCGTCGAGTGCAGCGCGCTCATGCCATTGAACGTGTCTGAAGTGTTCTACTTTGCACAAAAGGCAGTGCTGCACCCCACCGCGCCGTTGTACGACTCGCGCGAGCATGTCTTGAAGCCAAAGTGTCTTGAGGCTCTCAAACGCATCTTTAAAAtcagcgacgtcgacaaAGACGGGTTGCTAAACGCAACTGAGCTGAACCAATTCCAACAAAAGTGTTTCTCGACACCACTGCAGAcgcaggagctcgagggcatcctcgagcttgtccgCTCGTACGACCCCGGAGCCGTACAGCCCTTGCCATCACCTCCGacagcgagctcgccgagcacgccgtTTGCAGAGTACGACCAGCAGACTGTGTGGTCGTCCGCATCGGGGACGTCAGAAGGTCTCACAGAACTCGGCTTCCTCTACCTGCACACGATATTCATCCAGCAGGGCCGCATGGAGACGACGTGGACCGTCCTGCGGCAGTTTGGATACGGCGAGTCGCTCGACCTGCGTGAAGACTTCCTGTCGCCGCGCTTCGACGTTCCGTACGACTGCTCGGTCGAGTTGAGCCCGCTCGGCAACCAGTTCCTCACCGATATCTTTGAAGCGTACGACAAGGACAACGATGGCGCTCTGTCCCAGTCCGAGCTGGACGACctcttctcgacctcgcctgGGAACCCATGGCGCGCATACGGCTTTCCCGACACGACCATCACAGACGACCAGGGCCGCGTCACCTTGCAAGGCTGGCTCGCGCAGTGGTCCATGACTAcgctgctcgacctcaagctGACCCTCAACTACATGGCATA ccttgggttctcgtcctcgccagcctcgGATgtgcagctcgtcgcgtcCATCAAGACAACACGGCCACGCAAGGCGGACAGGCGAGCACGCAAGGTGACGCGCAACGTGTTCCTGTGCTACGTTCTCGGTGCGACGGGTTCGGGCAAGACATCGCTCCTCCGGTCGTTCGTGCATAAGGGATTccacggcggcgaggatgggTTGGCCGGCTACGAGCCAACTACCAAGGTGCTCTCGGTTGTGAACAGCGTCGAGATTGACGGCGCGGAAAAGTTCCTGGTGCTCCAAGAGTTCGGGTCCAAGTACGAGTCGGAGATGCTGCGCAACACAaagcgcctcgacctcgctgACGTGCTCATCTACGTGCACGACTCGAGCGATACCAACTCGTTCTCTTACATTTCCAACCTACGACAGCAGTACTCGCTTGACCACATCCCGAGCATCTTCGTTGCCACCAAGAGCGACTTGGATCTGGCGCAGCAGCGACATGAGGTCCAGCCCGACGTATACTGCCGGCGGCTTGGCCTGTCCGCTCCATTGGCTGTGTCAGCGCTTGGCGGTTCCCTTCCCAACCTCTGGGCCTCGATcacgcgcgtcgcgctcaaccC ATGGAGCAGTACGCCGCGTGGGCCGAACTCGCGCCGCACGACCGCCCAAACGGTGCGTGTGGTGGCCAAGTtcacgctcggcgcggggagccttgtcgccctcgctgcgATATGGATGCGGTACCAAGGCTACACGCTGCGCGGGGTTTGGGGCTGCATCGCGCGCACTACGGGCATCTTCTCGACACCATCACGGGCCTAG
- a CDS encoding uncharacterized protein (Belongs to the mitochondrial carrier (TC 2.A.29) family), protein MSSSARPQSVRGLYTPPAEEWVFLPPTVSPPANLSPPAPPQHLPSFAPEDDEVDLGLPGPVQLFGTQFLVTALGMPFEVGKTLLQIEYRPRRRFAPLETPQEAPREWGAEDDTLSNADEADHYFSDRIEAPTKSFVPPPPPKADASGYLADPSPTWLLKDDPEISRSNGVWGMIRRIRATPSEGLPALWKGQIVSTVHAVASTLLQPRVHNLVFSVFPSGTTGAIPLPLDFPLTALPHPAVPLALQVASHALTQFILSPLELVRTRLIAMPTSLPSTPNSLTILRQAIADEGGISGLYFASNVMLPALLELTLRPLLTMSIPLILERGLGMSADLAPISYSLAELGLNVAALLIILPIETVRRRLQLQSRAPGGGKHFRAVVTLRDRDYVGIVEAIWRIITEETAAPRKKRMTEREEGGWFSGVCQLYRGFGMAVTAHLTVFGLGLVSAGLGGTGPRGFDSGWKEI, encoded by the exons atgagctcgtccgcgcgCCCTCAATCGGTCCGCGGGCTGTACA ctcCGCCAGCCGAGGAGTGGGTGTTCCTCCCGCCGACcgtgtcgccgccggcaaACTTGAGCCCCCCCGCGCCACCACagcaccttccctccttcgCCCCcgaagatgacgaggttgacCTCGGTCTTCCCGGACCAGTGCAGCTGTTTGGCACACAGTTCCTTGTGACTGCACTAGGCATGCCATTCGAGGTCGGGAAAACGCTCCTTCAGATCGAGTACCGCCCGCGTCGGCGGTTCGCGCCCTTGGAGACACCGCAGGAGGCGCCACGCGAATGGGGCGCGGAGGACGACACACTCAgcaacgccgacgaggcggaccACTATTTCAGTGACCGCATCGAGGCACCTACGAAGAGCTTCGttcccccgccgccgcccaaggCCGATGCGAGCGGATACCTCGCCGACC cctccCCGACTTGGCTGCTCAAGGATGATCCCGAGATCAGCCGCTCAAACGGCGTGTGGGGAATGATCAGGCGTATTCGGGCGACACCGAGCGAGGGCCTGCCAGCCCTGTGGAAGGGCCAGATCGTGTCGACGGTGCACGCGGTCGCATCGACGCTGCTCCAGCCGCGCGTCCACAACCTCGTGTTCAGCGTCTTCCCCTCCGGCACGACCGGGGCCATTCCGCTTCCCCTCGACTTTCCACTTACCGCGCTGCCGCACCCCGCCGtgccgctcgcgctgcaGGTCGCGTCGCACGCGCTCACGCAGTTCATTCTCTCACCGCTCGAGCTTGTGCGCACCCGCCTCATCGCCATGCCAACTAGCCTTCCCTCAACGCCAAACAGCCTTACGATCCTCCGCCAAGCTatcgccgacgagggcggTATCAGCGGCCTCTACTTTGCGAGCAACGTGATGCTACCCGCActtctcgagctcaccCTCCGCCCGCTGTTGACGATGAGCATcccgctcatcctcgaacgcggcctcggcatgTCCGCAGACCTCGCACCCATCTCGTACTCGCTGGCCGAACTCGGGCTGAacgtcgcggcgctgctCATCATACTCCCCATTGAGACGGTtcgccgccgtctccaGCTCCAATCCCGCGCACCAGGCGGAGGTAAGCACTTCCGCGCGGTCGTGACTCTCCGCGATCGCGACTATGTCGGCatcgtcgaggccatctGGCGCATCATCACCGAGGAGACGGCAGCGCCCCGGAAAAAGCGCATgaccgagcgcgaggagggcggctGGTTCTCAGGCGTGTGCCAGCTGTATCGTGGT TTCGGCATGGCCGTTACCGCGCACCTCACCGTGTTCGGCCTGGGCCTCGTCAGCGCCGGGTTGGGAGGAACAGGACCCCGGGGCTTCGACTCTGGATGGAAGGAGATCTAA